Proteins co-encoded in one Acipenser ruthenus chromosome 3, fAciRut3.2 maternal haplotype, whole genome shotgun sequence genomic window:
- the trak1a gene encoding trafficking kinesin-binding protein 1 isoform X7, with the protein MNVCNSTDLPEVEIISLLEEQLPHYKLRADTIYGYDHDDWLHTPLISPDANIDLTTEQIEETLKYFLICAERVGQMTKTYNDIDAVTRLLEEKERDLELAARIGQSLLKKNKTLTERNEFLEEQVEHIRDEVSQLRHELSVKDELLQFYTSVTEDSEADSTCSTPIRRNESSSVQNYFPHDSLQRKLKDLEEENVVLRSEACHLKTETITYEEKEQQLVNDCVKELRDASIQISSIAEELAKKTEDAARQQEEITHLLSQIVDLQKKTKSYTVENEELSQHLGAAKDAQRQLTSELRELEDKYAECIEMLHEAQEELKNLRNKTMPNSTPRRYHSLGLFPMDSLAAEIEGTMRKELQLDDPISEEQKIHHKRVFETVKNINQTVKQRSLAPSPMNIPGSNQSSSLNSALSSCMSTPRSSFYGGDISNIVIDNRTNSIILETESPDGSEDTNKKPGTPGTPGSHDLETALRRLSLRRENYLSERRFFEEDRERKLRDLAEKGELYSSSLNPTESIMSLSTNHSGLSGLSFISRSYLPEKLQIVKPLEGSATLHLWQQLAQPNLGGILDPRPGVVTKGFRPLELDLEEVYQLADFEEDESGDLSFQDLPTSTPAQPMETSGERSRGEQVTVTESSTFPNQAQLDIVETQEQKAADDEVSVYHPGKCMSDTGSTYTFTTCRILHPSDELTRVTPRSSDEEDDPALYHVILRGDLEQTL; encoded by the exons TTATATGTGCTGAAAGAGTGGGCCAGATGACTAAAACATATAATGACATAGATGCTGTTACACGCCTGCTTGAAGAG AAAGAGCGGGATTTAGAATTAGCCGCACGCATTGGTCAGTCActattgaagaaaaacaaaacactcacagagaGAAATGAATTTCTCGAGGAGCAGGTGGAGCACATTCGGGATGAG GTTTCTCAGCTGCGCCATGAGCTGTCAGTGAAAGATGAGCTGCTTCAGTTTTATACAAGTGTTACAGAAGATAGTGAAGCTGATTCAACCTGCTCAACTCC GATAAGGCGGAATGAGTCTTCGTCAGTCCAAAATTACTTTCCCCATGATTCTCTGCAGAGGAAACTGAAGGACCTTGAAGAAGAGAATGTTGTCCTTAGATCAGAG GCTTGTCATTTGAAGACCGAAACGATCACTTACGAAGAGAAGGAGCAACAGCTTGTGAATGATTGTGTGAAGGAGCTAA gaGATGCAAGTATTCAAATCTCTTCCATTGCTGAAGAGTTAGCCAAGAAAACCGAAGATGCTGCCCGGCAACAGGAGGAGATCACCCACCTCCTCTCCCAGATTGTGGATCTACAAAAGAAGACTAAATCC TACACTGTAGAAAATGAAGAACTTTCCCAACATCTGGGGGCTGCTAAAGATGCCCAGCGCCAGCTCACATCTGAG TTACGAGAGCTGGAAGACAAGTATGCAGAGTGCATAGAGATGCTTCATGAGGCGCAGGAAGAGCTGAAGAACCTGCGCAACAAGACTATGCCCAACAGCACTCCCCGGCGCTACCATTCGCTGGGGCTCTTCCCGATG GACTCGCTGGCAGCTGAGATTGAAGGCACCATGCGAAAGGAACTTCAGCTGGACGATCCCATTTCTGAAGAGCAGAA GATTCACCATAAGCGAGTGTTTGAGACAGTGAAGAACATTAACCAGACCGTGAAGCAGAGATCACTGGCTCCCTCTCCCATGAACATCCCCGGGTCTAACCAGTCCTCCTCCCTGAACTCGGCACTCTCCAGCTGCATGAGCACGCCACGCTCCAGCTTCTATGGAGGAGACATCAGCAACATTGTTATAGACAACAGGACAAACAGCATCATCCTGGAGACAGAGTCGCCTGATGGCAG TGAAGACACTAACAAGAAGCCAGGGACCCCAGGGACACCAGGCTCCCACGACTTGGAGACGGCTCTAAGAAGACTGTCACTACGGCGTGAGAACTACCTGAGTGAGCGGCGCTTCTTCGAGGAGGACCGGGAGAGGAAGCTGCGTGACCTGGCTGAGAAGGGCGAGCTGTACAGCAGTTCCCTCAACCCCACCGAGAGCATCATGTCACTCAGCACCAACCACTCAGGCCTGTCAGGACTCTCCTTCATCAGCCGCTCCTACTTGCCCGAGAAGCTGCAGATCGTCAAGCCTCTCGAAG GTTCAGCCACTCTGCATCTCTGGCAGCAGCTGGCCCAGCCCAATCTGGGAGGGATCCTAGACCCGAGGCCTGGCGTGGTCACCAAAGGCTTCAGGCCGCTGGAGCTTGACCTGGAAGAGGTGTACCAGCTTGCAGACTTTGAGGAAGACGAGTCAGGCGACCTTTCTTTCCAGGATCTACCTACCTCAACCCCTGCTCAGCCCATGGAGACCTCAGGTGAGAGGTCACGAGGGGAGCAAGTAACTGTTACAGAGAGCAGCACTTTCCCCAACCAGGCCCAGCTTGACATCGTGGAGACACAGGAGCAGAAGGCTGCCGATGATGAGGTGTCTG TTTATCATCCTGGTAAATGTATGTCCGACACTGGCTCCACCTACACCTTCACCACCTGCCGAATCCTGCACCCCTCTGATGAGCTCACTCGAGTTACTCCAAG GTCATCTGATGAGGAAGATGACCCTGCACTGTATCACGTTATTCTGAGGGGCGATTTAGAGCAGACACTATGA
- the trak1a gene encoding trafficking kinesin-binding protein 1 isoform X1, which translates to MNVCNSTDLPEVEIISLLEEQLPHYKLRADTIYGYDHDDWLHTPLISPDANIDLTTEQIEETLKYFLICAERVGQMTKTYNDIDAVTRLLEEKERDLELAARIGQSLLKKNKTLTERNEFLEEQVEHIRDEVSQLRHELSVKDELLQFYTSVTEDSEADSTCSTPIRRNESSSVQNYFPHDSLQRKLKDLEEENVVLRSEACHLKTETITYEEKEQQLVNDCVKELRDASIQISSIAEELAKKTEDAARQQEEITHLLSQIVDLQKKTKSYTVENEELSQHLGAAKDAQRQLTSELRELEDKYAECIEMLHEAQEELKNLRNKTMPNSTPRRYHSLGLFPMDSLAAEIEGTMRKELQLDDPISEEQKIHHKRVFETVKNINQTVKQRSLAPSPMNIPGSNQSSSLNSALSSCMSTPRSSFYGGDISNIVIDNRTNSIILETESPDGSEDTNKKPGTPGTPGSHDLETALRRLSLRRENYLSERRFFEEDRERKLRDLAEKGELYSSSLNPTESIMSLSTNHSGLSGLSFISRSYLPEKLQIVKPLEGSATLHLWQQLAQPNLGGILDPRPGVVTKGFRPLELDLEEVYQLADFEEDESGDLSFQDLPTSTPAQPMETSGERSRGEQVTVTESSTFPNQAQLDIVETQEQKAADDEVSVYHPGKCMSDTGSTYTFTTCRILHPSDELTRVTPSLSMGPTTTCISMNNLKCTPVATPSTPRRLSLAESFTNLRDSTKTMSTSLGLVRLLQERGISAAVYNPRSWDRADSPLLTPCAPRADILPSTPPNSPTTQHQTGPPFEFRGSSPPYDNFLASKPASSILKEVRAESKSSCNSECQTDVSVYNLNLVNKLKRFGIAKAVSPGGTPQPPPLTDMPGPFLSGAHRSVPSFGPGGLGREDLPLGSPVVVTSAIGGLQLNAGIRRNHSFPAMVGASMQMKGPMPQSSGMLMGPKLPEQTSLR; encoded by the exons TTATATGTGCTGAAAGAGTGGGCCAGATGACTAAAACATATAATGACATAGATGCTGTTACACGCCTGCTTGAAGAG AAAGAGCGGGATTTAGAATTAGCCGCACGCATTGGTCAGTCActattgaagaaaaacaaaacactcacagagaGAAATGAATTTCTCGAGGAGCAGGTGGAGCACATTCGGGATGAG GTTTCTCAGCTGCGCCATGAGCTGTCAGTGAAAGATGAGCTGCTTCAGTTTTATACAAGTGTTACAGAAGATAGTGAAGCTGATTCAACCTGCTCAACTCC GATAAGGCGGAATGAGTCTTCGTCAGTCCAAAATTACTTTCCCCATGATTCTCTGCAGAGGAAACTGAAGGACCTTGAAGAAGAGAATGTTGTCCTTAGATCAGAG GCTTGTCATTTGAAGACCGAAACGATCACTTACGAAGAGAAGGAGCAACAGCTTGTGAATGATTGTGTGAAGGAGCTAA gaGATGCAAGTATTCAAATCTCTTCCATTGCTGAAGAGTTAGCCAAGAAAACCGAAGATGCTGCCCGGCAACAGGAGGAGATCACCCACCTCCTCTCCCAGATTGTGGATCTACAAAAGAAGACTAAATCC TACACTGTAGAAAATGAAGAACTTTCCCAACATCTGGGGGCTGCTAAAGATGCCCAGCGCCAGCTCACATCTGAG TTACGAGAGCTGGAAGACAAGTATGCAGAGTGCATAGAGATGCTTCATGAGGCGCAGGAAGAGCTGAAGAACCTGCGCAACAAGACTATGCCCAACAGCACTCCCCGGCGCTACCATTCGCTGGGGCTCTTCCCGATG GACTCGCTGGCAGCTGAGATTGAAGGCACCATGCGAAAGGAACTTCAGCTGGACGATCCCATTTCTGAAGAGCAGAA GATTCACCATAAGCGAGTGTTTGAGACAGTGAAGAACATTAACCAGACCGTGAAGCAGAGATCACTGGCTCCCTCTCCCATGAACATCCCCGGGTCTAACCAGTCCTCCTCCCTGAACTCGGCACTCTCCAGCTGCATGAGCACGCCACGCTCCAGCTTCTATGGAGGAGACATCAGCAACATTGTTATAGACAACAGGACAAACAGCATCATCCTGGAGACAGAGTCGCCTGATGGCAG TGAAGACACTAACAAGAAGCCAGGGACCCCAGGGACACCAGGCTCCCACGACTTGGAGACGGCTCTAAGAAGACTGTCACTACGGCGTGAGAACTACCTGAGTGAGCGGCGCTTCTTCGAGGAGGACCGGGAGAGGAAGCTGCGTGACCTGGCTGAGAAGGGCGAGCTGTACAGCAGTTCCCTCAACCCCACCGAGAGCATCATGTCACTCAGCACCAACCACTCAGGCCTGTCAGGACTCTCCTTCATCAGCCGCTCCTACTTGCCCGAGAAGCTGCAGATCGTCAAGCCTCTCGAAG GTTCAGCCACTCTGCATCTCTGGCAGCAGCTGGCCCAGCCCAATCTGGGAGGGATCCTAGACCCGAGGCCTGGCGTGGTCACCAAAGGCTTCAGGCCGCTGGAGCTTGACCTGGAAGAGGTGTACCAGCTTGCAGACTTTGAGGAAGACGAGTCAGGCGACCTTTCTTTCCAGGATCTACCTACCTCAACCCCTGCTCAGCCCATGGAGACCTCAGGTGAGAGGTCACGAGGGGAGCAAGTAACTGTTACAGAGAGCAGCACTTTCCCCAACCAGGCCCAGCTTGACATCGTGGAGACACAGGAGCAGAAGGCTGCCGATGATGAGGTGTCTG TTTATCATCCTGGTAAATGTATGTCCGACACTGGCTCCACCTACACCTTCACCACCTGCCGAATCCTGCACCCCTCTGATGAGCTCACTCGAGTTACTCCAAG TCTTAGCATGGGGCCCACTACCACTTGCATTAGCATGAACAACCTGAAATGTACTCCTGTAGCCACCCCCAGCACTCCTCGACGCTTAAGCCTTGCTGAATCCTTCACTAACCTGCGGGATTCCACCAAGACAATGAGCACCTCCTTGGGACTAGTGAGGCTGCTGCAGGAGAGGGGCATCTCGGCCGCCGTCTACAATCCTCGGAGCTGGGACAGAGCAGACTCCCCCCTCCTCACTCCCTGTGCACCCAGAGCAGATATCCTGCCCTCCACCCCACCCAACTCCCCCACTACACAGCACCAGACGGGGCCCCCTTTTGAATTCAGGGGTTCCAGCCCCCCCTATGACAATTTCCTGGCTTCCAAGCCGGCCAGCTCCATTCTGAAAGAGGTGAGGGCCGAAAGCAAGAGCAGCTGCAATAGCGAGTGCCAGACAGACGTCAGCGTCTACAACCTCAACTTGGTGAACAAGCTCAAGAGGTTTGGGATTGCCAAAGCAGTCAGCCCAGGGGGAACTCCACAGCCCCCACCACTGACAGACATGCCAGGACCTTTTCTCAGTGGGGCTCATCGATCGGTGCCATCCTTCGGGCCCGGAGGCCTGGGGAGGGAAGACCTGCCTTTAGGCTCCCCTGTTGTGGTCACCAGTGCCATTGGGGGGCTTCAACTGAATGCTGGCATCCGACGCAATCACAGCTTTCCTGCCATGGTGGGGGCCAGCATGCAGATGAAGGGCCCTATGCCTCAAAGTTCAGGAATGCTAATGGGTCCCAAGCTGCCTGAACAGACTAGCCTCCGATAA
- the trak1a gene encoding trafficking kinesin-binding protein 1 isoform X8, whose amino-acid sequence MNVCNSTDLPEVEIISLLEEQLPHYKLRADTIYGYDHDDWLHTPLISPDANIDLTTEQIEETLKYFLICAERVGQMTKTYNDIDAVTRLLEEKERDLELAARIGQSLLKKNKTLTERNEFLEEQVEHIRDEVSQLRHELSVKDELLQFYTSVTEDSEADSTCSTPIRRNESSSVQNYFPHDSLQRKLKDLEEENVVLRSEACHLKTETITYEEKEQQLVNDCVKELRDASIQISSIAEELAKKTEDAARQQEEITHLLSQIVDLQKKTKSYTVENEELSQHLGAAKDAQRQLTSELRELEDKYAECIEMLHEAQEELKNLRNKTMPNSTPRRYHSLGLFPMDSLAAEIEGTMRKELQLDDPISEEQKIHHKRVFETVKNINQTVKQRSLAPSPMNIPGSNQSSSLNSALSSCMSTPRSSFYGGDISNIVIDNRTNSIILETESPDGSEDTNKKPGTPGTPGSHDLETALRRLSLRRENYLSERRFFEEDRERKLRDLAEKGELYSSSLNPTESIMSLSTNHSGLSGLSFISRSYLPEKLQIVKPLEGSATLHLWQQLAQPNLGGILDPRPGVVTKGFRPLELDLEEVYQLADFEEDESGDLSFQDLPTSTPAQPMETSVYHPGKCMSDTGSTYTFTTCRILHPSDELTRVTPRSSDEEDDPALYHVILRGDLEQTL is encoded by the exons TTATATGTGCTGAAAGAGTGGGCCAGATGACTAAAACATATAATGACATAGATGCTGTTACACGCCTGCTTGAAGAG AAAGAGCGGGATTTAGAATTAGCCGCACGCATTGGTCAGTCActattgaagaaaaacaaaacactcacagagaGAAATGAATTTCTCGAGGAGCAGGTGGAGCACATTCGGGATGAG GTTTCTCAGCTGCGCCATGAGCTGTCAGTGAAAGATGAGCTGCTTCAGTTTTATACAAGTGTTACAGAAGATAGTGAAGCTGATTCAACCTGCTCAACTCC GATAAGGCGGAATGAGTCTTCGTCAGTCCAAAATTACTTTCCCCATGATTCTCTGCAGAGGAAACTGAAGGACCTTGAAGAAGAGAATGTTGTCCTTAGATCAGAG GCTTGTCATTTGAAGACCGAAACGATCACTTACGAAGAGAAGGAGCAACAGCTTGTGAATGATTGTGTGAAGGAGCTAA gaGATGCAAGTATTCAAATCTCTTCCATTGCTGAAGAGTTAGCCAAGAAAACCGAAGATGCTGCCCGGCAACAGGAGGAGATCACCCACCTCCTCTCCCAGATTGTGGATCTACAAAAGAAGACTAAATCC TACACTGTAGAAAATGAAGAACTTTCCCAACATCTGGGGGCTGCTAAAGATGCCCAGCGCCAGCTCACATCTGAG TTACGAGAGCTGGAAGACAAGTATGCAGAGTGCATAGAGATGCTTCATGAGGCGCAGGAAGAGCTGAAGAACCTGCGCAACAAGACTATGCCCAACAGCACTCCCCGGCGCTACCATTCGCTGGGGCTCTTCCCGATG GACTCGCTGGCAGCTGAGATTGAAGGCACCATGCGAAAGGAACTTCAGCTGGACGATCCCATTTCTGAAGAGCAGAA GATTCACCATAAGCGAGTGTTTGAGACAGTGAAGAACATTAACCAGACCGTGAAGCAGAGATCACTGGCTCCCTCTCCCATGAACATCCCCGGGTCTAACCAGTCCTCCTCCCTGAACTCGGCACTCTCCAGCTGCATGAGCACGCCACGCTCCAGCTTCTATGGAGGAGACATCAGCAACATTGTTATAGACAACAGGACAAACAGCATCATCCTGGAGACAGAGTCGCCTGATGGCAG TGAAGACACTAACAAGAAGCCAGGGACCCCAGGGACACCAGGCTCCCACGACTTGGAGACGGCTCTAAGAAGACTGTCACTACGGCGTGAGAACTACCTGAGTGAGCGGCGCTTCTTCGAGGAGGACCGGGAGAGGAAGCTGCGTGACCTGGCTGAGAAGGGCGAGCTGTACAGCAGTTCCCTCAACCCCACCGAGAGCATCATGTCACTCAGCACCAACCACTCAGGCCTGTCAGGACTCTCCTTCATCAGCCGCTCCTACTTGCCCGAGAAGCTGCAGATCGTCAAGCCTCTCGAAG GTTCAGCCACTCTGCATCTCTGGCAGCAGCTGGCCCAGCCCAATCTGGGAGGGATCCTAGACCCGAGGCCTGGCGTGGTCACCAAAGGCTTCAGGCCGCTGGAGCTTGACCTGGAAGAGGTGTACCAGCTTGCAGACTTTGAGGAAGACGAGTCAGGCGACCTTTCTTTCCAGGATCTACCTACCTCAACCCCTGCTCAGCCCATGGAGACCTCAG TTTATCATCCTGGTAAATGTATGTCCGACACTGGCTCCACCTACACCTTCACCACCTGCCGAATCCTGCACCCCTCTGATGAGCTCACTCGAGTTACTCCAAG GTCATCTGATGAGGAAGATGACCCTGCACTGTATCACGTTATTCTGAGGGGCGATTTAGAGCAGACACTATGA
- the trak1a gene encoding trafficking kinesin-binding protein 1 isoform X3, with protein MNVCNSTDLPEVEIISLLEEQLPHYKLRADTIYGYDHDDWLHTPLISPDANIDLTTEQIEETLKYFLICAERVGQMTKTYNDIDAVTRLLEEKERDLELAARIGQSLLKKNKTLTERNEFLEEQVEHIRDEVSQLRHELSVKDELLQFYTSVTEDSEADSTCSTPIRRNESSSVQNYFPHDSLQRKLKDLEEENVVLRSEACHLKTETITYEEKEQQLVNDCVKELRDASIQISSIAEELAKKTEDAARQQEEITHLLSQIVDLQKKTKSYTVENEELSQHLGAAKDAQRQLTSELRELEDKYAECIEMLHEAQEELKNLRNKTMPNSTPRRYHSLGLFPMDSLAAEIEGTMRKELQLDDPISEEQKIHHKRVFETVKNINQTVKQRSLAPSPMNIPGSNQSSSLNSALSSCMSTPRSSFYGGDISNIVIDNRTNSIILETESPDGSEDTNKKPGTPGTPGSHDLETALRRLSLRRENYLSERRFFEEDRERKLRDLAEKGELYSSSLNPTESIMSLSTNHSGLSGLSFISRSYLPEKLQIVKPLEGSATLHLWQQLAQPNLGGILDPRPGVVTKGFRPLELDLEEVYQLADFEEDESGDLSFQDLPTSTPAQPMETSVYHPGKCMSDTGSTYTFTTCRILHPSDELTRVTPSLSMGPTTTCISMNNLKCTPVATPSTPRRLSLAESFTNLRDSTKTMSTSLGLVRLLQERGISAAVYNPRSWDRADSPLLTPCAPRADILPSTPPNSPTTQHQTGPPFEFRGSSPPYDNFLASKPASSILKEVRAESKSSCNSECQTDVSVYNLNLVNKLKRFGIAKAVSPGGTPQPPPLTDMPGPFLSGAHRSVPSFGPGGLGREDLPLGSPVVVTSAIGGLQLNAGIRRNHSFPAMVGASMQMKGPMPQSSGMLMGPKLPEQTSLR; from the exons TTATATGTGCTGAAAGAGTGGGCCAGATGACTAAAACATATAATGACATAGATGCTGTTACACGCCTGCTTGAAGAG AAAGAGCGGGATTTAGAATTAGCCGCACGCATTGGTCAGTCActattgaagaaaaacaaaacactcacagagaGAAATGAATTTCTCGAGGAGCAGGTGGAGCACATTCGGGATGAG GTTTCTCAGCTGCGCCATGAGCTGTCAGTGAAAGATGAGCTGCTTCAGTTTTATACAAGTGTTACAGAAGATAGTGAAGCTGATTCAACCTGCTCAACTCC GATAAGGCGGAATGAGTCTTCGTCAGTCCAAAATTACTTTCCCCATGATTCTCTGCAGAGGAAACTGAAGGACCTTGAAGAAGAGAATGTTGTCCTTAGATCAGAG GCTTGTCATTTGAAGACCGAAACGATCACTTACGAAGAGAAGGAGCAACAGCTTGTGAATGATTGTGTGAAGGAGCTAA gaGATGCAAGTATTCAAATCTCTTCCATTGCTGAAGAGTTAGCCAAGAAAACCGAAGATGCTGCCCGGCAACAGGAGGAGATCACCCACCTCCTCTCCCAGATTGTGGATCTACAAAAGAAGACTAAATCC TACACTGTAGAAAATGAAGAACTTTCCCAACATCTGGGGGCTGCTAAAGATGCCCAGCGCCAGCTCACATCTGAG TTACGAGAGCTGGAAGACAAGTATGCAGAGTGCATAGAGATGCTTCATGAGGCGCAGGAAGAGCTGAAGAACCTGCGCAACAAGACTATGCCCAACAGCACTCCCCGGCGCTACCATTCGCTGGGGCTCTTCCCGATG GACTCGCTGGCAGCTGAGATTGAAGGCACCATGCGAAAGGAACTTCAGCTGGACGATCCCATTTCTGAAGAGCAGAA GATTCACCATAAGCGAGTGTTTGAGACAGTGAAGAACATTAACCAGACCGTGAAGCAGAGATCACTGGCTCCCTCTCCCATGAACATCCCCGGGTCTAACCAGTCCTCCTCCCTGAACTCGGCACTCTCCAGCTGCATGAGCACGCCACGCTCCAGCTTCTATGGAGGAGACATCAGCAACATTGTTATAGACAACAGGACAAACAGCATCATCCTGGAGACAGAGTCGCCTGATGGCAG TGAAGACACTAACAAGAAGCCAGGGACCCCAGGGACACCAGGCTCCCACGACTTGGAGACGGCTCTAAGAAGACTGTCACTACGGCGTGAGAACTACCTGAGTGAGCGGCGCTTCTTCGAGGAGGACCGGGAGAGGAAGCTGCGTGACCTGGCTGAGAAGGGCGAGCTGTACAGCAGTTCCCTCAACCCCACCGAGAGCATCATGTCACTCAGCACCAACCACTCAGGCCTGTCAGGACTCTCCTTCATCAGCCGCTCCTACTTGCCCGAGAAGCTGCAGATCGTCAAGCCTCTCGAAG GTTCAGCCACTCTGCATCTCTGGCAGCAGCTGGCCCAGCCCAATCTGGGAGGGATCCTAGACCCGAGGCCTGGCGTGGTCACCAAAGGCTTCAGGCCGCTGGAGCTTGACCTGGAAGAGGTGTACCAGCTTGCAGACTTTGAGGAAGACGAGTCAGGCGACCTTTCTTTCCAGGATCTACCTACCTCAACCCCTGCTCAGCCCATGGAGACCTCAG TTTATCATCCTGGTAAATGTATGTCCGACACTGGCTCCACCTACACCTTCACCACCTGCCGAATCCTGCACCCCTCTGATGAGCTCACTCGAGTTACTCCAAG TCTTAGCATGGGGCCCACTACCACTTGCATTAGCATGAACAACCTGAAATGTACTCCTGTAGCCACCCCCAGCACTCCTCGACGCTTAAGCCTTGCTGAATCCTTCACTAACCTGCGGGATTCCACCAAGACAATGAGCACCTCCTTGGGACTAGTGAGGCTGCTGCAGGAGAGGGGCATCTCGGCCGCCGTCTACAATCCTCGGAGCTGGGACAGAGCAGACTCCCCCCTCCTCACTCCCTGTGCACCCAGAGCAGATATCCTGCCCTCCACCCCACCCAACTCCCCCACTACACAGCACCAGACGGGGCCCCCTTTTGAATTCAGGGGTTCCAGCCCCCCCTATGACAATTTCCTGGCTTCCAAGCCGGCCAGCTCCATTCTGAAAGAGGTGAGGGCCGAAAGCAAGAGCAGCTGCAATAGCGAGTGCCAGACAGACGTCAGCGTCTACAACCTCAACTTGGTGAACAAGCTCAAGAGGTTTGGGATTGCCAAAGCAGTCAGCCCAGGGGGAACTCCACAGCCCCCACCACTGACAGACATGCCAGGACCTTTTCTCAGTGGGGCTCATCGATCGGTGCCATCCTTCGGGCCCGGAGGCCTGGGGAGGGAAGACCTGCCTTTAGGCTCCCCTGTTGTGGTCACCAGTGCCATTGGGGGGCTTCAACTGAATGCTGGCATCCGACGCAATCACAGCTTTCCTGCCATGGTGGGGGCCAGCATGCAGATGAAGGGCCCTATGCCTCAAAGTTCAGGAATGCTAATGGGTCCCAAGCTGCCTGAACAGACTAGCCTCCGATAA